Proteins from one Chroococcidiopsis sp. CCMEE 29 genomic window:
- a CDS encoding GDYXXLXY domain-containing protein encodes MSHDLQSPSTTPVKDRQSQLPQPLLPTWRLWVPLLLQTGLILAVPAQAFYTQITGKTVILKTIPVDPYDPLRGYSQTLNYEISRVDNLRSLPGWQELVKQQAGTRLYVILEAPESAKSQPPKAWKPVRVSRDRPTSLPANQIALKGKSTGNSIEYGLETYYMPEERRDEINQDINQAQRGRQQQSVVVEVKVDAQGRAVPISFWVSERNYRF; translated from the coding sequence ATGAGCCACGACTTGCAATCCCCATCAACAACACCTGTAAAGGACAGGCAATCGCAATTACCACAGCCTCTTCTACCAACCTGGAGACTTTGGGTTCCCCTGCTGTTGCAGACTGGGCTAATTCTTGCAGTACCTGCTCAGGCATTTTATACGCAGATCACTGGTAAAACAGTGATCCTAAAAACTATTCCCGTAGACCCTTACGATCCTCTACGGGGCTACTCGCAAACGCTCAACTATGAAATTTCCCGCGTAGATAACTTGCGGAGTCTTCCAGGTTGGCAAGAGTTAGTCAAGCAACAAGCGGGGACTAGGTTATATGTGATTCTAGAAGCACCTGAATCTGCTAAATCCCAGCCCCCTAAAGCGTGGAAACCAGTGCGAGTCAGCCGCGATCGCCCCACTTCTTTACCTGCTAATCAGATTGCCTTAAAGGGTAAGTCTACTGGTAACTCGATTGAATACGGTTTGGAAACTTACTATATGCCAGAGGAAAGGCGAGATGAAATTAACCAGGACATTAATCAAGCTCAACGAGGCAGGCAGCAGCAATCTGTAGTCGTTGAAGTCAAGGTAGATGCCCAAGGTCGTGCAGTACCGATAAGCTTCTGGGTAAGCGAGAGAAACTATCGCTTTTAA